TCTGCACCACCCCCACCACGGTGGTGTCGTTCACCGCGAAGACATAGAGCAGCGCGCCGAAGGCTGCGGCGCTGGCCAGCAGCAGGCCGCCGGCCAGCGGCGGGGCGGCGGCCATCAGCCGCCCGTCGCCCCGCGCGGCGCCCCAGAGCGGCAGCACAGCCAGCGCCAGAGACAGCGCCATGGCCAGCGCCAGCGCGAAATGTCCGAGTTCCGCGATCATCCGCCTTGCCTCGGCATACCGGCGGCGGCCTGAGGCTCCACCGCCTGCGGGTCCAGCCGGTTCCAGGAAGCGGCGGGGGGCGGGGCGCCCTTCTCCGGCTCCCAGTGGCCGGTGCGCTTCAGGGCATCGGCCACCTCGGGCGGCATATAGGTCTCGTCGTGCCGGGCCAGCACCTCGCTGGCGCGGAACAGCCCGTCATCGCCCAGCTTGCCCAGCGTCACCACGCCCTGGCCTTCCCGGAACAGGTCCGGCAGCACGCCGACATAGACCACGGGCACCGTGGCCGGGCCGTCGGTCACGATGAAGCGCGCCTCCGGCCGGCCCTCGGGCGAGACGGATTTCCTCACGCTGCCGGCCTCGACCAGCCCGCCCAGGCGGAAGGCGCGTTCGGGCCCCGGATGCTTCTGGGCGATCTCGCTGGGGGCCAGGAAGAAGACCAGATTGTCCTGAAAGGCGGTCAGGGCCAGTGCCGCGGCGCTGCCGAGGCCGAGGCCACCCAGCAGCAGCATCCAGATCCGCCGCTTCTTGCGCGAGAGACTCATGCCGCTTCCGTCCGCTCCTTATGCCGGCCCGGGCCGGGCCGTGCGGCCCCGCGCGCCGGGCGGGCGCAGTTTCTCGAGTGCCGCCAGCCGGCGCCTCGCGGCGGACTGGCGGCGCAGCGTGTCCGCCAGCAGCACCCCGAAGAGCAGCGCCGCCAGCCCCCAGGCGGCGGCGACATAGGTCCAGTGCTGGTTCATGCCACGCTCTCCTGCCGCCGCGCCTGGGCGATCTGGAGCTGGCGGATGCGTTTTTCCATGACCGCGGCACGGGTGCGGGCCAGCACCAGGGCGGCGAAGAGGAAGGTGAAGCCCAGGGCGCAGGCCAGCAGGGGGTAGAGCAGGTCCACATGCAGGCTGGGCCCGCCCATGCGCGCCACCGAGGCCGGCTGGTGCAGGGTATTGAAGAAGTCCACCGAGAACTTGACCACGGGCAGGTTGATGGCACCGATCAGCGCCAGGATGGCCCCGGCCCGGGCACCGCGCTCATCCTCGTCGAAGGCGCGCACCAGGGCGGCGTGGCCGACCCAGAGGAAGAACAGGACCAGCACGCTGGTCAGCCGGGCGTCCCAGACCCACCAGGTGCCCCACATGGGTCGGCCCCAGAGGCTGCCGGTGGCAAGGCAGAGCGCCGTGACGGCCGCGCCCACCGGAGAGAGCTCCCGCGCCAGCAGGTCGGCCAGCGGGTGGCGCCAGATCAGCGCGGTGGCGGAGGCCAGGGCCAGCCCGGCATAGCCACCCATCGCCAGCCAGGCCATGGGGACATGGAGATACATGATCCGCACCGTCTCGCCCTGCTGCCAGTCCGGCGGGGAGAAGGCGAGCCCCCAGGGGATGCCGATGGCCAGCCCCAGCGCCGCCAGCCCCCAGAGCCAGGGCAGCACCCGGCCGGAGAGACGCAGGAAACGGCCGGGATTGGCGAAGCGGTGGAGGCCGCTGGCGGCGCGGGGCGCCAGGGCGGGTTTCGGCGCGTCGCGGGTGGGGGAGGGGGCTGAGGGCGCGTTCACGGTGCGCAACCTAGTCCATATCGGGGGGGTGCGGAAACGGCCCGGTGCGTAACCCCGTGTTGCACGGGGGCCAGGGCGCCGCGGCCATTGAAGCGGAGGCCGGGCGGCGGTAGTCCAGTCCCACAGGATCTCGCAGGAAGGAACGGCCTCATGCTCTTCGCCATCATCTGCCAGGACAAGCCCGGCGCGCTGGAATTGCGGCTGGCGACGCGGCCGAGCCACCTGGAATACCTGGACGGCCAGGCCGAGGTCGTCGTGCAGGGCGGCCCGGTGCTGGATGCCGAGGGCAAGCCCTGCGGCAGCCTGCTGCTGGTGGACGTGGCCGACCAGGCCGCCGCCGAGGCCCTGGCCGCCGGCGACCCCTATGCCAAGGCCGGGCTGTTCGAGAGCGTCACCATCCGGCCCTTCCGCTCCGTCTTCAAGGACGGCATGCGCATCGGCTGAGGCGCGGCCATGGCCTACTGGCTGGTGAAGTCGGAGCCCGATGCCTTCTCCTGGCAGCAGCAGGTGGAGAATGGCGTCGAGCCCTGGACCGGGGTGCGCAATGCCCAGGCCGCCAAGTTCCTCCGCTCCATGGCGGTAGGCGACCGCGCCTTCTTCTACCACTCCAATATCGGCAAGGAGATCGTCGGCGTGGTGGAGGTGGCGCGCGCCGCCTATCCCGACCCGACGGAGGAGAGCGGGCGCTGGGCCTGCGTCGACATGCGCGCCGTCGCGCCCATGCCGAAGCCGGTGACGCTGGCCGCCATCAAGGCGGAGCCGGGGCTGGAGGGGATCGGGCTGGTGCGCCAGTCCCGCCTTTCCGTCATGCCGATCTCGGATGACCACTGGGCGCTGCTCTGCCGGATGGGAGAGTGGCGGGACCCGTGAGCCTGGTGCCCCTCTGCCGGCTGGAGGATATCCCGAACGGGCAGGCACGGGGCTTCGGCGCGCTCTTCGCCGTGCGGCGGGGCGCGCGGGTCTTCGTCTATGTGAATGCCTGCCCGCATATCGGCGTGTCGCTGGAGATCATGCCCGACCGCTTCCTGGACCACCGCGGCACCGCCATCATCTGCGCCCTGCACGGGGCGCAGTTCCGCATCGAGGACGGCTTCTGCACCCACGGTCCCTGCGCCGGCGACAGCCTGGAGGCCGTGCCGGCGGAAGTGGATGCCGAGGGTGTGGTGCGCGTGCCGGAGGATGCCGGCCTTTAGGTCACGGGCCGGCCCGATCCGACGCGCCTACCGCACCGGCAGGTCCCAGATCTCATCCGCGTATTCGCGGATGGTGCGGTCGGAGGAGAACCAGGCGACATTCGCCGTGTTCAGCACCGCGCTGCGCCACCACTCGGCCGGCTGCCCCCAGCGCTGCGCCACCTGCCGCTGCGTGGCGACATAGCTGGCGAAATCGGCGGTGACGAGGAAGTTGTCATGCGCCAGCAGCCCCTCCACCAGGGCACGGTAACGGTCCGGCTCCTCTGGCGAGAAGACGCCGGACGCGATGGCGTCCAGCACGCCGCGCAGCTCGTCATTGCCGGCGACGGCGGCGCGGGCATCGTAGCCATCCCGCCGCAGCGGCCCGGCTTCGCTGGCCCTCAGGCCGAAGATGAAGATGTTCTCAAGGCCGACCCGCTCACTGATCTCGATATTGGCGCCATCCAGCGTGCCGATGGTGAGGGCGCCGTTCAGCGCGAATTTCATGTTGCCGGTGCCCGAGGCCTCCAGCCCGGCGGTCGAGATCTGCTCGGACAGGTCGGCGGCGGGCATGATGCTCTCCGCCAGCGTCACGTTGTAGTTGGGGATGAAGACGACGCGCAGCAGGTCGCGCACCGTGGGGTCGCTGTTGATGACCTTGCCCACGTCATTGGCCAGGCGGATGATCAGCTTCGCCTGGTGGTAGCTGGGCGCCGCCTTGCCGGCGAAGATCTTCGTCTGCGGCACCCAGCTGCCCATGGGCTGGGCGCGCATCGAGTTGTACAGCGCGACCGTGTGCAGGATGTTCAGCAGCTGCCGCTTGTATTCGTGGATACGCTTGACCTGCACGTCGAAGAGGCTGGCGGGGTCGAGCATGACGCCCGTCCGCGCCCGCACCAGCCGGGTGAGGGACTCTTTCGCCTTGCGGCGTTGCGCGGCGAAGGCTCGCTGGAAGGCTGCGTCGCGCGCATAAGGCGCGAGATCGGCCAGCCGCTCCGGCTCGTCCAGCACCCGGGGACCGATGGTCTCCACGATCAGGCTGGTCAGGCCGGGATTGGCGCGCATCAGCCAGCGGCGGAAGGTGATGCCGTTGGTCTTGTTGGTGATGCGCCCCGGGCAGACACGGTCCAGCTCGGCGAAGACGGTGCTGCGCATCAACCCCGTGTGCAGGGCCGAGACGCCATTGATCTTGTGCGAGCCGACGAAGGCCAGATGGCCCATCCGCACGCGCCGCCCGTGATGCTCGTCGATCAGCGAGACGGCGGAGAGCAGCGCGTCATTCGCGCCCTGCTGCCGGGCCTTCTCCAGATGCCGCGCGTTGATCAGGTAGATGATCTGCATGTTGCGCGGCAGCAGCCGCTCCATCAGCGCGACGGGCCAGCTCTCCAGCGCCTCCGGCATCAGGGTGTGGTTGGTATAGGAGAAGGTGGCGCGGGCGATGTCCCAGGCCCTGTCCCATTCCACCCCCTGCACATCCACCAGCAGCCGCATCAGCTCCGCCACGCCGATGGCGGGGTGGGTATCGTTGAGCTGGACGGCCACCTTCTCGGCCAGGGTGGCGATATCGCCATACAGCCGGAGATGCCGCTGGATCAGGTCCTGCAGCGAAGCGGAGGCGAAGAAATATTCCTGTCGCAGCCGCAATTCCTGCCCGGCCGCATTCTCGTCGCCGGGATAGAGCACGCGGGAGATGGCCTCCGCCTGCATCCGCGTCAGCTGCGCGCCGACATGGTCGCCGCTGTTGAAGGCATCGAGATGCAGCGGGTCGGTGGCGCGGGCGGACCAGAGGCGTAGCGTATTCACCCAGTGGCCGCGCCA
This genomic window from Roseomonas marmotae contains:
- the ccmE gene encoding cytochrome c maturation protein CcmE is translated as MSLSRKKRRIWMLLLGGLGLGSAAALALTAFQDNLVFFLAPSEIAQKHPGPERAFRLGGLVEAGSVRKSVSPEGRPEARFIVTDGPATVPVVYVGVLPDLFREGQGVVTLGKLGDDGLFRASEVLARHDETYMPPEVADALKRTGHWEPEKGAPPPAASWNRLDPQAVEPQAAAGMPRQGG
- the ccmD gene encoding heme exporter protein CcmD, producing MNQHWTYVAAAWGLAALLFGVLLADTLRRQSAARRRLAALEKLRPPGARGRTARPGPA
- a CDS encoding heme ABC transporter permease, coding for MNAPSAPSPTRDAPKPALAPRAASGLHRFANPGRFLRLSGRVLPWLWGLAALGLAIGIPWGLAFSPPDWQQGETVRIMYLHVPMAWLAMGGYAGLALASATALIWRHPLADLLARELSPVGAAVTALCLATGSLWGRPMWGTWWVWDARLTSVLVLFFLWVGHAALVRAFDEDERGARAGAILALIGAINLPVVKFSVDFFNTLHQPASVARMGGPSLHVDLLYPLLACALGFTFLFAALVLARTRAAVMEKRIRQLQIAQARRQESVA
- a CDS encoding YciI family protein gives rise to the protein MLFAIICQDKPGALELRLATRPSHLEYLDGQAEVVVQGGPVLDAEGKPCGSLLLVDVADQAAAEALAAGDPYAKAGLFESVTIRPFRSVFKDGMRIG
- a CDS encoding EVE domain-containing protein, translating into MAYWLVKSEPDAFSWQQQVENGVEPWTGVRNAQAAKFLRSMAVGDRAFFYHSNIGKEIVGVVEVARAAYPDPTEESGRWACVDMRAVAPMPKPVTLAAIKAEPGLEGIGLVRQSRLSVMPISDDHWALLCRMGEWRDP
- a CDS encoding Rieske (2Fe-2S) protein, which encodes MSLVPLCRLEDIPNGQARGFGALFAVRRGARVFVYVNACPHIGVSLEIMPDRFLDHRGTAIICALHGAQFRIEDGFCTHGPCAGDSLEAVPAEVDAEGVVRVPEDAGL
- a CDS encoding glycogen/starch/alpha-glucan phosphorylase, with product MTDDSMAMEITAEAEALRQDILSKLTYEVGGRAERASARDWFLAATLATRDRIVDRWRASNDETVAQGHKRVCYLSMEFLIGRLLSDALGNLGLTEAMRQALDGVGVDLEEVCAQEPDAALGNGGLGRLAACFMESMASIGIPAVGYGIRYENGLFRQLIQDGRQMEVPEDWLSLGNPWEFERSGITYDIGFGGHVVRRPDGGLVWHPGEVVRAIAYDTPVVGWRGHWVNTLRLWSARATDPLHLDAFNSGDHVGAQLTRMQAEAISRVLYPGDENAAGQELRLRQEYFFASASLQDLIQRHLRLYGDIATLAEKVAVQLNDTHPAIGVAELMRLLVDVQGVEWDRAWDIARATFSYTNHTLMPEALESWPVALMERLLPRNMQIIYLINARHLEKARQQGANDALLSAVSLIDEHHGRRVRMGHLAFVGSHKINGVSALHTGLMRSTVFAELDRVCPGRITNKTNGITFRRWLMRANPGLTSLIVETIGPRVLDEPERLADLAPYARDAAFQRAFAAQRRKAKESLTRLVRARTGVMLDPASLFDVQVKRIHEYKRQLLNILHTVALYNSMRAQPMGSWVPQTKIFAGKAAPSYHQAKLIIRLANDVGKVINSDPTVRDLLRVVFIPNYNVTLAESIMPAADLSEQISTAGLEASGTGNMKFALNGALTIGTLDGANIEISERVGLENIFIFGLRASEAGPLRRDGYDARAAVAGNDELRGVLDAIASGVFSPEEPDRYRALVEGLLAHDNFLVTADFASYVATQRQVAQRWGQPAEWWRSAVLNTANVAWFSSDRTIREYADEIWDLPVR